In Penaeus chinensis breed Huanghai No. 1 chromosome 11, ASM1920278v2, whole genome shotgun sequence, a genomic segment contains:
- the LOC125030389 gene encoding endochitinase-like: MTVVPTFAMKLLGLLLVFGLGVASAEEKVVCYFGSWSVWRPGDGKFDVEDIDPFLCTHVIFGFAGLSNHTWEIEVLDVWNELCPADGGNNCAYDRFVDLKQQNPELKTILAVGGWNEGSEDYSVMSGDPAKRKTFVDSSVNLVRKHKFDGLDMDWEYPAARGGVPEDKENFIILLQELRTAFDQFNPPLLLTGAVAAGKPTIEAAYHVEQMAQLFDQVHLMSYDLHGAWENTTHHNAPLCGLPSDAGDLAFFNVVFAVNYYLSLGVPKEKLIMGIPEYGRCYTLDNINENGMLSPASKPGPAGPYIRIPGTLGFNEICERLRQDQTCTVETDPRMYEPYFYCSSDNIWCGFDDAESVTVKARYAKNMGLSGILVWTIDTDDFHPRCYSEDFHLLRSMKSALELPADGQFPDCQAQYTTPSPSTTPEPTPSTAAPTPSTAEPTPSTAAPTPSTAEPTPSTAEPTPSTAEPTPSTVEPTPSTAGPTPSTAEPTPSTAEPTPSTAEPTPSTAEPTPSTAEPTPSTAGPTPSTAEPTPSTAEPTPSTAEPTPSTAEPTPSTAEPTPSTAEPTPSTAAPTPSTAEPTPSTAEPTPSTAEPTPSTAEPTPTTPNPGHSRPDCTQNIDGSVFPHEDCNKYWVCTNGQAILELCSPGTLFDADLMICNWEDSVDTSNCNLWICEVDNTYYPHADCDKYYWCYNGSPHVQQCADGLFWNQYLTICDNPTHVDTSNCNIVYFADLIYRK, translated from the exons ATGACAGTTGTACCAACATTCGCCATGAAGCTGCTTGGACTTTTGTTGGTTTTCGGCCTCGGAGTCGCCAGTGCAG AAG AAAAAGTCGTGTGTTACTTCGGTTCCTGGTCCGTGTGGCGACCTGGCGATGGCAAGTTCGACGTTGAGGACATCGACCCCTTCCTCTGCACGCACGTCATCTTCGGCTTCGCGGGCCTGAGCAACCACACCTGGGAAATTGAG GTTTTGGATGTTTGGAATGAACTGTGTCCTGCGGACGGAGGGAACAACTGTGCCTATGACAGGTTCGTGGATCTGAAGCAACAGAACCCGGAGCTGAAGACCATTTTGGCCGTCGGAGGCTGGAATGAGGGCTCCGAAGATTACTCTGTG ATGTCCGGCGATCCCGCCAAGAGGAAGACCTTTGTGGACAGCAGCGTTAACCTCGTGAGGAAGCACAAGTTCGACGGACTGGACATGGACTGGGAGTACCCGGCTGCACGAGGAGGCGTTCCTGAAGACAAG gAGAACTTCATCATCCTGCTACAGGAACTTCGCACCGCTTTCGATCAGTTCAACCCTCCCCTCTTGCTGACGGGTGCGGTGGCAGCTGGCAAGCCCACGATCGAAGCCGCCTACCACGTGGAACAGATGGCGCAGCTATTCGACCAAGTGCACCTCATGTCCTACGACCTCCACGGCGCCTGGGAGAACACCACCCACCACAACGCCCCTCTGTGCGGCCTGCCCAGCGACGCCGGGGACCTGGCCTTCTTCAACGTG GTGTTCGCCGTGAACTACTACCTCTCTCTCGGAGTCCCTAAGGAGAAGCTGATCATGGGCATCCCTGAATACGGCCGCTGCTACACCCTGGACAACATCAACGAAAACGGAATGCTCTCCCCCGCCTCAAAGCCTGGACCGGCTGGCCCTTACATCCGAATTCCAGGCACCCTCGGCTTCAATGAG ATCTGCGAGCGACTTCGACAGGACCAGACGTGCACAGTCGAAACAGACCCACGCATGTATGAGCCTTACTTCTACTGCTCGAGTGACAACATCTGGTGCGGGTTCGATGATGCTGAATCAGTTACCGTGAAG GCTCGTTACGCCAAGAACATGGGTCTCTCGGGCATCTTGGTGTGGACGATCGACACGGACGACTTCCATCCCAGGTGCTACAGCGAGGACTTCCACCTCCTCCGTTCCATGAAGAGCGCCTTGGAATTGCCTGCCGACGGACAGTTCCCG gACTGCCAAGCACAGTACACAACGCCTTCGCCTTCAACTACACCAGAACCCACTCCCAGCACTGCTGCACCCACTCCCAGCACCGCTGAACCCACTCCCAGCACTGCTGCACCCACTCCCAGCACCGCTGAACCCACTCCCAGCACTGCTGAACCCACTCCCAGCACCGCTGAACCCACTCCCAGCACCGTTGAACCCACTCCCAGCACCGCTGGACCCACTCCCAGCACCGCTGAACCCACTCCCAGCACCGCTGAACCCACTCCCAGCACCGCTGAACCCACTCCCAGCACCGCTGAACCCACTCCCAGCACCGCTGAACCCACTCCCAGCACCGCTGGACCCACTCCCAGCACCGCTGAGCCCACTCCAAGCACAGCTGAACCCACTCCCAGCACCGCTGAGCCCACTCCAAGCACAGCCGAACCCACTCCCAGCACCGCTGAGCCCACTCCAAGCACAGCTGAACCCACTCCCAGCACCGCTGCTCCCACTCCCAGCACCGCTGAACCCACTCCCAGCACTGCTGAACCCACTCCCAGCACTGCTGAACCCACTCCCAGCACTGCTGAACCCACTCCAACCACTCCTAATCCAGGTCACAGCAGGCCTGACTGCACCCAAAACATTGATGGCTCAGTTTTCCCTCATGAGGATTGTAACAAG TACTGGGTGTGCACAAACGGCCAAGCCATCCTAGAACTGTGTAGTCCTGGTACTTTGTTCGACGCGGACCTCATGATCTGCAACTGGGAGGACAGCGTCGACACCTCCAACTGCAACCTGTGGATTTGCGAAGTTGACAACACTTATTACCCTCACGCTGATTGCGACAAG taTTACTGGTGCTACAACGGATCGCCCCATGTACAACAGTGCGCTGACGGTTTGTTCTGGAACCAGTACCTTACAATTTGTGACAACCCGACCCATGTGGACACTTCAAACTGCAACATAGTCTATTTTGCTGATCTTATATACCGCAAATAA
- the LOC125030632 gene encoding probable chitinase 10, producing the protein MRILLLLPLLAASLSLAEGVMVCYFGSWAVYRQGLGKFDVEDIDPKICTHAIFGFAGLSSDSSIRVLDPWNELCDNYGKCAYDRFTALKQQNANMKAILAVGGWNEGSAKYSTMAADPVRRNRFITTSIDLLKKHGFDGLDMDWEYPTQRGGNPEDYDNFVILLAELKEALSAEGMVLTAAVSAGKGTIDPAYNIPEMSKSLDLINVMAYDMHGAWDDYTHHQSGLYAHPLDEGDNLYFNVDFAIRYWIEKGARPDQIALGIPLYGRCWTLASQQETGYYAPAHQPGAAGDWTRSPGMLGYNEICYMQSTQEWTVVNDPAMNEPYTYYFPMNNIWCSYDHEASVVIKTNYAKAMGLAGTMVWSVETDDFHGLCHSRKYNLIKTMVEVFGGGSITEPPTLPPPSTTTRDPSLPTLPPSTTTTYKPPPPGEHCSQPGLNPDPLDCTHYYLCSISVTGGYDETEQLCPEGTLYNPQSYICDWKDAVCHLDGICPNDC; encoded by the exons ATGAGAATCTTGTTGCTTCTGCCCCTCCTcgccgcctcgctctctctcgcag AGGGAGTGATGGTGTGCTACTTCGGCTCGTGGGCCGTGTACCGCCAGGGCCTCGGCAAGTTCGACGTGGAGGACATCGACCCCAAGATCTGTACCCACGCCATCTTCGGCTTCGCGGGCCTCTCCTCCGACTCCTCCATCAGG GTCCTGGACCCCTGGAACGAGCTGTGCGACAACTACGGCAAGTGCGCCTACGACAGGTTCACGGCCCTCAAGCAGCAGAATGCCAACATGAAGGCTATCTTGGCCGTCGGAGGCTGGAACGAGGGCTCGGCCAAGTACTCCACG ATGGCAGCTGACCCAGTCAGGAGGAACAGATTCATCACCACCTCAATCGATCTCCTGAAGAAGCATGGCTTCGACGGCCTCGACATGGACTGGGAGTACCCAACGCAGCGTGGAGGCAACCCTGAGGACTAT GACAATTTCGTCATCCTGTTAGCTGAACTGAAGGAAGCCCTGAGTGCGGAAGGCATGGTCCTGACAGCCGCCGTGTCCGCTGGGAAGGGCACCATCGACCCTGCTTACAACATTCCAGAAATGTCCAAGTCCCTCGACCTGATCAACGTGATGGCCTACGACATGCACGGCGCCTGGGACGACTACACTCACCACCAGTCTGGTCTCTACGCTCATCCCCTCGACGAGGGGGATAATCTCTACTTTAATGTG GACTTCGCAATCAGATACTGGATCGAGAAGGGAGCTCGCCCCGACCAGATCGCCCTGGGTATCCCGCTGTACGGCCGCTGCTGGACCCTCGCCAGTCAGCAGGAAACTGGGTATTACGCCCCCGCGCACCAGCCCGGCGCCGCTGGGGACTGGACGAGGAGCCCTGGCATGCTTGGCTACAATGAG ATTTGTTACATGCAATCGACCCAGGAATGGACCGTGGTGAATGACCCTGCCATGAACGAGCCCTACACTTACTACTTCCCCATGAACAACATCTGGTGCTCATACGACCATGAGGCCTCGGTTGTCATTAAG ACCAATTACGCTAAGGCCATGGGTCTGGCTGGTACAATGGTCTGGAGCGTAGAGACTGACGACTTCCACGGGCTGTGCCACAGTCGCAAGTACAACCTCATAAAGACCATGGTCGAGGTGTTCGGCGGCGGCTCCATCACCGagccccccacactccctcctccgTCCACGACCACGCGG GACCCTAGCCTGCCAACGCTgcccccttccaccaccaccacatacaAGCCACCTCCACCAGGAGAGCACTGCAGCCAACCAGGCCTGAACCCAGACCCTCTTGACTGTACCCACTACTATCTGTGCTCTATT AGCGTTACTGGCGGTTACGATGAGACGGAGCAACTGTGTCCTGAGGGGACGCTCTATAACCCCCAGAGCTACATCTGTGACTGGAAGGACGCTGTCTGCCACCTGGACGGCATCTGCCCCAATGACTGCTAG